A stretch of DNA from Penaeus monodon isolate SGIC_2016 chromosome 20, NSTDA_Pmon_1, whole genome shotgun sequence:
agcccctgtcgcccccctgaagcccctgtcgccccccctgaagcccctgtcgcccccctaaagcccctgtcgccccccctaaagcccctgtcgcccccctgaagcccctgtcgccccccctaaagcccctgtcgccccccctgAAGCCCCTGTAGCCCCCCTTAAGACCCTGTCGCCCCCCCCTGAAGACCCTGTCGCCCCCCCTGaagcccctgtcgccccccctgAAGCCCCTGTAGCCCCCCTTAAGACCCTGTCGCCCCCCCCTGAAGCCCCTGTCGCCCCCCTGAAGCCCTGTCGCCCCCCTGAAGCCCCTGTAGCCCCCCTTAAGACCCTGTCGCCCCCCCTGAAGCCCCTGTCGCCCCCCTGAAGCCCCTGTCGCCCCCCTGaagcccctgtcgccccccctaaagcccctgtcgccccccctgaagcccctgtcgccccccctgaagcccctgtcgccccccccTTAAGACCCTGTCGCCCCCCCGGAAGCCCCGGTCGCCCCCCCTGAAGCCCCTGTCGCCCCCCTGAAGCCCCTGTCGCCCCCCTGAAGCCCCTGTCGCCCCCCTGAAGCCCTGTCGCCCCCCTAAAGCCCTGTCGCCCCCCCCGAAGCCCTGTTGCCCCCCCTGAAGCCCCTGTCGCCCCCCTGAAGCCCTGTCGCCCCCCCTGAAGCCCCTGTCGCCCCCCTGAAGCCCCTGTAGCCCCCCTT
This window harbors:
- the LOC119585986 gene encoding merozoite surface protein CMZ-8-like, yielding MGIPPETTATSTKGSSVSMKPVSSTKSPYQSPQTPVAPPEAPVAPLKTLSPPPEDPVAPPEAPVAPPEAPVAPLKTLSPPPEAPVAPLKPCRPPEAPVAPLKTLSPPLKPLSPP